A window of the Vespa crabro chromosome 8, iyVesCrab1.2, whole genome shotgun sequence genome harbors these coding sequences:
- the LOC124426043 gene encoding monocarboxylate transporter 12 isoform X5, producing the protein MGPASSREQIGEQIGDDDGLQINPKSNIIGNNITESEYSVEEQSRLTGADGAADETSPEDEGGSLCEYHDIPPPPDGGYGWVVVFASFMCNMIVDGIAYTFGVFLGEFVKYFGEGKGKTAWVGSLLSGMYLSAGPVVSALTNKYGCRAVCMAGSFLGAAAFVLSTFSTSVNMLMMTYGVMGGIGFGLIYLPAVVCVGYYFETKRSLATGIAVCGSGFGTFAFAPLATMLLEAYSWKGANLILAGLILNCAVFGAMMRPLEYPKTSSVKPLLQRMAEEKRFQMERGSIGGSYFMVQLPDGSMEKRMKMPINIDPGVHSSFNLDQLVPGTPLTPVPTVPTLPTISEVKVQEHSSSGATSNSGSMDLKSASTKSRSKKNLNEKDKDTIEKPEGDIIKPIIPRNASQPAFTTHVQGLPKNGSVPFFDRIRKTSTGERYKPSLSAIKNSRTTLNSNGDIRKSLHLRLSTSSVLGSRNNNAEVEDGESITFTTSTSRIPKEKPLMIRPLSRKDIFYSGSVVNLPEYQSQKSLANYRQSVISIPKSVRGEIKDIDIEKAPQQPLCPCLILPDSFKEALATMMDVSLLKDPVFLLIGISNVFGMAGLYVPFVYLVDAAILDGIESNSASFLLSIIGITNTVGRVACGYVADFPQVDSLLLNNICLIISTVAVAATPFCHTYAAYIAMSIFFGIAISGYISLTSIILVDLLGLDKLTNAFGLLILFRGAAAIVGSPLAGAVYDATQSYSIPFFMAGFFFLVSTVTSFMAPAMKRCTTPQITLCIYRHSL; encoded by the exons aCGGAGAGCGAGTACTCCGTAGAAGAGCAATCGAGACTAACAGGAGCAGATGGAGCGGCCGATGAGACGTCCCCGGAGGACGAAGGAGGATCTCTTTGCGAATATCATGACATACCACCACCTCCGGACGGTGGCTATGGCTGGGTGGTTGTGTTTGCGTCGTTTATGTGTAACATGATAGTGGATGGGATCGCATATACATTTGGCGTTTTCCTTGGCGaattcgtgaaatattttggGGAGGGGAAAGGCAAAACTGCTTGGGTCGGTTCTTTACTCTCTGGCATGTATCTTAGTGCTG GACCTGTTGTCAGTGCTCTGACTAACAAATATGGTTGTCGGGCTGTCTGTATGGCAGGAAGTTTTCTAGGAGCTGCGGCATTTGTACTATCGACATTTTCAACCAGTGTAAATATGCTTATGATGACTTACGGTGTGATGGGAG GTATCGGCTTTGGtttaatatatcttcctgCGGTAGTTTGCGTAGGCTATTATTTTGAAACCAAAAGATCTCTTGCTACGGGCATTGCGGTATGTGGCTCAGGGTTTGGCACGTTTGCATTTGCTCCTCTTGCCACCATGCTGTTAGAAGCATACAGTTGGAAGGGGGCAAATTTAATCTTAGCAGGCCTTATTTTAAATTGCGCA GTATTTGGAGCAATGATGAGACCTCTTGAATATCCAAAAACTTCCTCTGTAAAGCCATTGTTACAAAGAATGGCAGAGGAGAAGAGGTTTCAAATGGAACGTGGAAGTATAGGTGGTTCTTATTTCATGGTGCAACTACCTGATGGATCTatggagaaaagaatgaaaatgccTATTAATATTGATCCGGGTGTACACTCCAGCTTCAATTTAGATCAATTAGTGCCTG GAACTCCTTTAACACCAGTTCCAACGGTGCCGACCCTACCAACTATATCGGAAGTAAAAGTACAAGAACACTCATCCAGCGGGGCAACTAGTAATAGTGGTAGTATGGATTTAAAAAGCGCTTCTACCAAATcaagaagtaaaaagaatttaaatgaaaaagacaaGGATACGATAGAGAAACCCGAAGGTGATATTATTAAGCCGATAATTCCAAGGAACGCTTCGCAACCAGCTTTTACTACACACGTGCAAGGTTTGCCTAAAAATGGTTCCGTACCATTCTTCGATAGAATCCGTAAAACAAGTACAGGCGAAAGATATAAACCAAGTTTAAGCGCTATAAAGAATTCTAGAACAACCCTGAATTCAAATGGAGACATTCGAAAAAGTTTACATTTAAGACTTTCCACTAGCAGTGTATTAGGATCACGTAACAACAATGCAGAAGTTgag gacGGTGAAAGTATAACTTTTACGACAAGTACATCTCGTATACCGAAGGAGAAGCCTTTAATGATTCGTCCTTTATCaaggaaagatatattttacagCGGTAGCGTGGTTAATCTCCCAGAATATCAAAGTCAAAAGTCTCTTGCTAATTATCGTCAAAGTGTCATTTCAATTCCGAAATCTGTACGTggtgaaataaaagatatcgaCATAGAAAAAGCGCCTCAAC aaCCATTGTGCCCCTGCTTAATTTTACCTGACTCATTTAAAGAAGCTTTAGCCACAATGATGGACGTATCTCTGCTAAAGGATCcagtttttcttcttattggAATAAGTAATGTCTTCGGTATGGCAGGATTATATGTTCCTTTTGTATATCTCGTAGATGCTGCTATCTTAGAC gGAATTGAAAGCAACTCtgcatcatttttattatccattaTTGGTATAACCAACACAGTGGGTCGTGTAGCTTGTGGTTACGTCGCAGATTTTCCTCAAGTCGATTCGTTATTGTTGAATAATATATGCTTAATTATATCAACTGTTGCCGTAGCAGCTACACCATTTTGTCATACTTATGCTGCTTACATTGCCATGAGTATATTCTTTGGCATAGCAATAT CCGGTTACATCTCATTAACGTCGATCATTTTGGTGGATCTTTTGGGATTGGATAAGTTGACAAATGCATTTGGTCTTCTCATATTATTCAGAGGAGCTGCAGCGATCGTTGGTTCGCCATTAGCTGGTGCCGTTTATGACGCCACACAAAGTTATAGTATACCATTTTTCATGGCAGgatttttcttcctcgtaaGCACTGTCACCAGTTTCATGGCACCCGCTATGAAACGTTGTACGACACCGCAG ATCACATTATGCATTTATAGACACAGCCTGTGA
- the LOC124426043 gene encoding monocarboxylate transporter 3 isoform X1, with amino-acid sequence MGPASSREQIGEQIGDDDGLQINPKSNIIGNNITESEYSVEEQSRLTGADGAADETSPEDEGGSLCEYHDIPPPPDGGYGWVVVFASFMCNMIVDGIAYTFGVFLGEFVKYFGEGKGKTAWVGSLLSGMYLSAGPVVSALTNKYGCRAVCMAGSFLGAAAFVLSTFSTSVNMLMMTYGVMGGIGFGLIYLPAVVCVGYYFETKRSLATGIAVCGSGFGTFAFAPLATMLLEAYSWKGANLILAGLILNCAVFGAMMRPLEYPKTSSVKPLLQRMAEEKRFQMERGSIGGSYFMVQLPDGSMEKRMKMPINIDPGVHSSFNLDQLVPGTPLTPVPTVPTLPTISEVKVQEHSSSGATSNSGSMDLKSASTKSRSKKNLNEKDKDTIEKPEGDIIKPIIPRNASQPAFTTHVQGLPKNGSVPFFDRIRKTSTGERYKPSLSAIKNSRTTLNSNGDIRKSLHLRLSTSSVLGSRNNNAEVEDGESITFTTSTSRIPKEKPLMIRPLSRKDIFYSGSVVNLPEYQSQKSLANYRQSVISIPKSVRGEIKDIDIEKAPQQPLCPCLILPDSFKEALATMMDVSLLKDPVFLLIGISNVFGMAGLYVPFVYLVDAAILDGIESNSASFLLSIIGITNTVGRVACGYVADFPQVDSLLLNNICLIISTVAVAATPFCHTYAAYIAMSIFFGIAISGYISLTSIILVDLLGLDKLTNAFGLLILFRGAAAIVGSPLAGAVYDATQSYSIPFFMAGFFFLVSTVTSFMAPAMKRCTTPQTQPVILDTLTPIDEDIEEENEDDIPEIVETAPSPQDPPEKEIKQIESVL; translated from the exons aCGGAGAGCGAGTACTCCGTAGAAGAGCAATCGAGACTAACAGGAGCAGATGGAGCGGCCGATGAGACGTCCCCGGAGGACGAAGGAGGATCTCTTTGCGAATATCATGACATACCACCACCTCCGGACGGTGGCTATGGCTGGGTGGTTGTGTTTGCGTCGTTTATGTGTAACATGATAGTGGATGGGATCGCATATACATTTGGCGTTTTCCTTGGCGaattcgtgaaatattttggGGAGGGGAAAGGCAAAACTGCTTGGGTCGGTTCTTTACTCTCTGGCATGTATCTTAGTGCTG GACCTGTTGTCAGTGCTCTGACTAACAAATATGGTTGTCGGGCTGTCTGTATGGCAGGAAGTTTTCTAGGAGCTGCGGCATTTGTACTATCGACATTTTCAACCAGTGTAAATATGCTTATGATGACTTACGGTGTGATGGGAG GTATCGGCTTTGGtttaatatatcttcctgCGGTAGTTTGCGTAGGCTATTATTTTGAAACCAAAAGATCTCTTGCTACGGGCATTGCGGTATGTGGCTCAGGGTTTGGCACGTTTGCATTTGCTCCTCTTGCCACCATGCTGTTAGAAGCATACAGTTGGAAGGGGGCAAATTTAATCTTAGCAGGCCTTATTTTAAATTGCGCA GTATTTGGAGCAATGATGAGACCTCTTGAATATCCAAAAACTTCCTCTGTAAAGCCATTGTTACAAAGAATGGCAGAGGAGAAGAGGTTTCAAATGGAACGTGGAAGTATAGGTGGTTCTTATTTCATGGTGCAACTACCTGATGGATCTatggagaaaagaatgaaaatgccTATTAATATTGATCCGGGTGTACACTCCAGCTTCAATTTAGATCAATTAGTGCCTG GAACTCCTTTAACACCAGTTCCAACGGTGCCGACCCTACCAACTATATCGGAAGTAAAAGTACAAGAACACTCATCCAGCGGGGCAACTAGTAATAGTGGTAGTATGGATTTAAAAAGCGCTTCTACCAAATcaagaagtaaaaagaatttaaatgaaaaagacaaGGATACGATAGAGAAACCCGAAGGTGATATTATTAAGCCGATAATTCCAAGGAACGCTTCGCAACCAGCTTTTACTACACACGTGCAAGGTTTGCCTAAAAATGGTTCCGTACCATTCTTCGATAGAATCCGTAAAACAAGTACAGGCGAAAGATATAAACCAAGTTTAAGCGCTATAAAGAATTCTAGAACAACCCTGAATTCAAATGGAGACATTCGAAAAAGTTTACATTTAAGACTTTCCACTAGCAGTGTATTAGGATCACGTAACAACAATGCAGAAGTTgag gacGGTGAAAGTATAACTTTTACGACAAGTACATCTCGTATACCGAAGGAGAAGCCTTTAATGATTCGTCCTTTATCaaggaaagatatattttacagCGGTAGCGTGGTTAATCTCCCAGAATATCAAAGTCAAAAGTCTCTTGCTAATTATCGTCAAAGTGTCATTTCAATTCCGAAATCTGTACGTggtgaaataaaagatatcgaCATAGAAAAAGCGCCTCAAC aaCCATTGTGCCCCTGCTTAATTTTACCTGACTCATTTAAAGAAGCTTTAGCCACAATGATGGACGTATCTCTGCTAAAGGATCcagtttttcttcttattggAATAAGTAATGTCTTCGGTATGGCAGGATTATATGTTCCTTTTGTATATCTCGTAGATGCTGCTATCTTAGAC gGAATTGAAAGCAACTCtgcatcatttttattatccattaTTGGTATAACCAACACAGTGGGTCGTGTAGCTTGTGGTTACGTCGCAGATTTTCCTCAAGTCGATTCGTTATTGTTGAATAATATATGCTTAATTATATCAACTGTTGCCGTAGCAGCTACACCATTTTGTCATACTTATGCTGCTTACATTGCCATGAGTATATTCTTTGGCATAGCAATAT CCGGTTACATCTCATTAACGTCGATCATTTTGGTGGATCTTTTGGGATTGGATAAGTTGACAAATGCATTTGGTCTTCTCATATTATTCAGAGGAGCTGCAGCGATCGTTGGTTCGCCATTAGCTGGTGCCGTTTATGACGCCACACAAAGTTATAGTATACCATTTTTCATGGCAGgatttttcttcctcgtaaGCACTGTCACCAGTTTCATGGCACCCGCTATGAAACGTTGTACGACACCGCAG ACACAGCCTGTGATATTAGATACGTTGACACCAATTGACGAGGATATAGAGGAAGAGAACGAGGATGATATACCGGAGATAGTTGAAACTGCACCGTCACCTCAAGATCCACcggagaaagaaattaaacagATAGAATCTGTTTTATAA
- the LOC124426043 gene encoding monocarboxylate transporter 3 isoform X2 → MGPASSREQIGEQIGDDDGLQINPKSNIIGNNITESEYSVEEQSRLTGADGAADETSPEDEGGSLCEYHDIPPPPDGGYGWVVVFASFMCNMIVDGIAYTFGVFLGEFVKYFGEGKGKTAWVGSLLSGMYLSAGPVVSALTNKYGCRAVCMAGSFLGAAAFVLSTFSTSVNMLMMTYGVMGGIGFGLIYLPAVVCVGYYFETKRSLATGIAVCGSGFGTFAFAPLATMLLEAYSWKGANLILAGLILNCAVFGAMMRPLEYPKTSSVKPLLQRMAEEKRFQMERGSIGGSYFMVQLPDGSMEKRMKMPINIDPGVHSSFNLDQLVPVPTVPTLPTISEVKVQEHSSSGATSNSGSMDLKSASTKSRSKKNLNEKDKDTIEKPEGDIIKPIIPRNASQPAFTTHVQGLPKNGSVPFFDRIRKTSTGERYKPSLSAIKNSRTTLNSNGDIRKSLHLRLSTSSVLGSRNNNAEVEDGESITFTTSTSRIPKEKPLMIRPLSRKDIFYSGSVVNLPEYQSQKSLANYRQSVISIPKSVRGEIKDIDIEKAPQQPLCPCLILPDSFKEALATMMDVSLLKDPVFLLIGISNVFGMAGLYVPFVYLVDAAILDGIESNSASFLLSIIGITNTVGRVACGYVADFPQVDSLLLNNICLIISTVAVAATPFCHTYAAYIAMSIFFGIAISGYISLTSIILVDLLGLDKLTNAFGLLILFRGAAAIVGSPLAGAVYDATQSYSIPFFMAGFFFLVSTVTSFMAPAMKRCTTPQTQPVILDTLTPIDEDIEEENEDDIPEIVETAPSPQDPPEKEIKQIESVL, encoded by the exons aCGGAGAGCGAGTACTCCGTAGAAGAGCAATCGAGACTAACAGGAGCAGATGGAGCGGCCGATGAGACGTCCCCGGAGGACGAAGGAGGATCTCTTTGCGAATATCATGACATACCACCACCTCCGGACGGTGGCTATGGCTGGGTGGTTGTGTTTGCGTCGTTTATGTGTAACATGATAGTGGATGGGATCGCATATACATTTGGCGTTTTCCTTGGCGaattcgtgaaatattttggGGAGGGGAAAGGCAAAACTGCTTGGGTCGGTTCTTTACTCTCTGGCATGTATCTTAGTGCTG GACCTGTTGTCAGTGCTCTGACTAACAAATATGGTTGTCGGGCTGTCTGTATGGCAGGAAGTTTTCTAGGAGCTGCGGCATTTGTACTATCGACATTTTCAACCAGTGTAAATATGCTTATGATGACTTACGGTGTGATGGGAG GTATCGGCTTTGGtttaatatatcttcctgCGGTAGTTTGCGTAGGCTATTATTTTGAAACCAAAAGATCTCTTGCTACGGGCATTGCGGTATGTGGCTCAGGGTTTGGCACGTTTGCATTTGCTCCTCTTGCCACCATGCTGTTAGAAGCATACAGTTGGAAGGGGGCAAATTTAATCTTAGCAGGCCTTATTTTAAATTGCGCA GTATTTGGAGCAATGATGAGACCTCTTGAATATCCAAAAACTTCCTCTGTAAAGCCATTGTTACAAAGAATGGCAGAGGAGAAGAGGTTTCAAATGGAACGTGGAAGTATAGGTGGTTCTTATTTCATGGTGCAACTACCTGATGGATCTatggagaaaagaatgaaaatgccTATTAATATTGATCCGGGTGTACACTCCAGCTTCAATTTAGATCAATTAGTGCCTG TTCCAACGGTGCCGACCCTACCAACTATATCGGAAGTAAAAGTACAAGAACACTCATCCAGCGGGGCAACTAGTAATAGTGGTAGTATGGATTTAAAAAGCGCTTCTACCAAATcaagaagtaaaaagaatttaaatgaaaaagacaaGGATACGATAGAGAAACCCGAAGGTGATATTATTAAGCCGATAATTCCAAGGAACGCTTCGCAACCAGCTTTTACTACACACGTGCAAGGTTTGCCTAAAAATGGTTCCGTACCATTCTTCGATAGAATCCGTAAAACAAGTACAGGCGAAAGATATAAACCAAGTTTAAGCGCTATAAAGAATTCTAGAACAACCCTGAATTCAAATGGAGACATTCGAAAAAGTTTACATTTAAGACTTTCCACTAGCAGTGTATTAGGATCACGTAACAACAATGCAGAAGTTgag gacGGTGAAAGTATAACTTTTACGACAAGTACATCTCGTATACCGAAGGAGAAGCCTTTAATGATTCGTCCTTTATCaaggaaagatatattttacagCGGTAGCGTGGTTAATCTCCCAGAATATCAAAGTCAAAAGTCTCTTGCTAATTATCGTCAAAGTGTCATTTCAATTCCGAAATCTGTACGTggtgaaataaaagatatcgaCATAGAAAAAGCGCCTCAAC aaCCATTGTGCCCCTGCTTAATTTTACCTGACTCATTTAAAGAAGCTTTAGCCACAATGATGGACGTATCTCTGCTAAAGGATCcagtttttcttcttattggAATAAGTAATGTCTTCGGTATGGCAGGATTATATGTTCCTTTTGTATATCTCGTAGATGCTGCTATCTTAGAC gGAATTGAAAGCAACTCtgcatcatttttattatccattaTTGGTATAACCAACACAGTGGGTCGTGTAGCTTGTGGTTACGTCGCAGATTTTCCTCAAGTCGATTCGTTATTGTTGAATAATATATGCTTAATTATATCAACTGTTGCCGTAGCAGCTACACCATTTTGTCATACTTATGCTGCTTACATTGCCATGAGTATATTCTTTGGCATAGCAATAT CCGGTTACATCTCATTAACGTCGATCATTTTGGTGGATCTTTTGGGATTGGATAAGTTGACAAATGCATTTGGTCTTCTCATATTATTCAGAGGAGCTGCAGCGATCGTTGGTTCGCCATTAGCTGGTGCCGTTTATGACGCCACACAAAGTTATAGTATACCATTTTTCATGGCAGgatttttcttcctcgtaaGCACTGTCACCAGTTTCATGGCACCCGCTATGAAACGTTGTACGACACCGCAG ACACAGCCTGTGATATTAGATACGTTGACACCAATTGACGAGGATATAGAGGAAGAGAACGAGGATGATATACCGGAGATAGTTGAAACTGCACCGTCACCTCAAGATCCACcggagaaagaaattaaacagATAGAATCTGTTTTATAA
- the LOC124426043 gene encoding monocarboxylate transporter 3 isoform X3 codes for MSRVSLNKSQYSTYGSRRVRKISTTESEYSVEEQSRLTGADGAADETSPEDEGGSLCEYHDIPPPPDGGYGWVVVFASFMCNMIVDGIAYTFGVFLGEFVKYFGEGKGKTAWVGSLLSGMYLSAGPVVSALTNKYGCRAVCMAGSFLGAAAFVLSTFSTSVNMLMMTYGVMGGIGFGLIYLPAVVCVGYYFETKRSLATGIAVCGSGFGTFAFAPLATMLLEAYSWKGANLILAGLILNCAVFGAMMRPLEYPKTSSVKPLLQRMAEEKRFQMERGSIGGSYFMVQLPDGSMEKRMKMPINIDPGVHSSFNLDQLVPGTPLTPVPTVPTLPTISEVKVQEHSSSGATSNSGSMDLKSASTKSRSKKNLNEKDKDTIEKPEGDIIKPIIPRNASQPAFTTHVQGLPKNGSVPFFDRIRKTSTGERYKPSLSAIKNSRTTLNSNGDIRKSLHLRLSTSSVLGSRNNNAEVEDGESITFTTSTSRIPKEKPLMIRPLSRKDIFYSGSVVNLPEYQSQKSLANYRQSVISIPKSVRGEIKDIDIEKAPQQPLCPCLILPDSFKEALATMMDVSLLKDPVFLLIGISNVFGMAGLYVPFVYLVDAAILDGIESNSASFLLSIIGITNTVGRVACGYVADFPQVDSLLLNNICLIISTVAVAATPFCHTYAAYIAMSIFFGIAISGYISLTSIILVDLLGLDKLTNAFGLLILFRGAAAIVGSPLAGAVYDATQSYSIPFFMAGFFFLVSTVTSFMAPAMKRCTTPQTQPVILDTLTPIDEDIEEENEDDIPEIVETAPSPQDPPEKEIKQIESVL; via the exons ATGTCGCGCGTGTCGCTCAACAAGTCGCAGTACAGCACGTACGGCTCGCGTCGCGTGCGAAAAATCAGCACG aCGGAGAGCGAGTACTCCGTAGAAGAGCAATCGAGACTAACAGGAGCAGATGGAGCGGCCGATGAGACGTCCCCGGAGGACGAAGGAGGATCTCTTTGCGAATATCATGACATACCACCACCTCCGGACGGTGGCTATGGCTGGGTGGTTGTGTTTGCGTCGTTTATGTGTAACATGATAGTGGATGGGATCGCATATACATTTGGCGTTTTCCTTGGCGaattcgtgaaatattttggGGAGGGGAAAGGCAAAACTGCTTGGGTCGGTTCTTTACTCTCTGGCATGTATCTTAGTGCTG GACCTGTTGTCAGTGCTCTGACTAACAAATATGGTTGTCGGGCTGTCTGTATGGCAGGAAGTTTTCTAGGAGCTGCGGCATTTGTACTATCGACATTTTCAACCAGTGTAAATATGCTTATGATGACTTACGGTGTGATGGGAG GTATCGGCTTTGGtttaatatatcttcctgCGGTAGTTTGCGTAGGCTATTATTTTGAAACCAAAAGATCTCTTGCTACGGGCATTGCGGTATGTGGCTCAGGGTTTGGCACGTTTGCATTTGCTCCTCTTGCCACCATGCTGTTAGAAGCATACAGTTGGAAGGGGGCAAATTTAATCTTAGCAGGCCTTATTTTAAATTGCGCA GTATTTGGAGCAATGATGAGACCTCTTGAATATCCAAAAACTTCCTCTGTAAAGCCATTGTTACAAAGAATGGCAGAGGAGAAGAGGTTTCAAATGGAACGTGGAAGTATAGGTGGTTCTTATTTCATGGTGCAACTACCTGATGGATCTatggagaaaagaatgaaaatgccTATTAATATTGATCCGGGTGTACACTCCAGCTTCAATTTAGATCAATTAGTGCCTG GAACTCCTTTAACACCAGTTCCAACGGTGCCGACCCTACCAACTATATCGGAAGTAAAAGTACAAGAACACTCATCCAGCGGGGCAACTAGTAATAGTGGTAGTATGGATTTAAAAAGCGCTTCTACCAAATcaagaagtaaaaagaatttaaatgaaaaagacaaGGATACGATAGAGAAACCCGAAGGTGATATTATTAAGCCGATAATTCCAAGGAACGCTTCGCAACCAGCTTTTACTACACACGTGCAAGGTTTGCCTAAAAATGGTTCCGTACCATTCTTCGATAGAATCCGTAAAACAAGTACAGGCGAAAGATATAAACCAAGTTTAAGCGCTATAAAGAATTCTAGAACAACCCTGAATTCAAATGGAGACATTCGAAAAAGTTTACATTTAAGACTTTCCACTAGCAGTGTATTAGGATCACGTAACAACAATGCAGAAGTTgag gacGGTGAAAGTATAACTTTTACGACAAGTACATCTCGTATACCGAAGGAGAAGCCTTTAATGATTCGTCCTTTATCaaggaaagatatattttacagCGGTAGCGTGGTTAATCTCCCAGAATATCAAAGTCAAAAGTCTCTTGCTAATTATCGTCAAAGTGTCATTTCAATTCCGAAATCTGTACGTggtgaaataaaagatatcgaCATAGAAAAAGCGCCTCAAC aaCCATTGTGCCCCTGCTTAATTTTACCTGACTCATTTAAAGAAGCTTTAGCCACAATGATGGACGTATCTCTGCTAAAGGATCcagtttttcttcttattggAATAAGTAATGTCTTCGGTATGGCAGGATTATATGTTCCTTTTGTATATCTCGTAGATGCTGCTATCTTAGAC gGAATTGAAAGCAACTCtgcatcatttttattatccattaTTGGTATAACCAACACAGTGGGTCGTGTAGCTTGTGGTTACGTCGCAGATTTTCCTCAAGTCGATTCGTTATTGTTGAATAATATATGCTTAATTATATCAACTGTTGCCGTAGCAGCTACACCATTTTGTCATACTTATGCTGCTTACATTGCCATGAGTATATTCTTTGGCATAGCAATAT CCGGTTACATCTCATTAACGTCGATCATTTTGGTGGATCTTTTGGGATTGGATAAGTTGACAAATGCATTTGGTCTTCTCATATTATTCAGAGGAGCTGCAGCGATCGTTGGTTCGCCATTAGCTGGTGCCGTTTATGACGCCACACAAAGTTATAGTATACCATTTTTCATGGCAGgatttttcttcctcgtaaGCACTGTCACCAGTTTCATGGCACCCGCTATGAAACGTTGTACGACACCGCAG ACACAGCCTGTGATATTAGATACGTTGACACCAATTGACGAGGATATAGAGGAAGAGAACGAGGATGATATACCGGAGATAGTTGAAACTGCACCGTCACCTCAAGATCCACcggagaaagaaattaaacagATAGAATCTGTTTTATAA